Proteins from a genomic interval of Pseudodesulfovibrio nedwellii:
- a CDS encoding transporter substrate-binding domain-containing protein: MLVILMAMMSAAVSSTDAAPKRDNAWYFAHGVTVVNPPNSAPLSFQGINGEPKGYLIDIWKKWSDKTGIPVTFRFEEWAKTIPLVANSECDIHGGLFINEERAKFLDFSMSFHELESTLLVKIEYDTDLSTIYDTYTVGILENGYTEYFFRKNKINLTVKKFPTNGGIAKALADNTIQAAAGDHPVLGFEVGKKGSGHGLIVKQILFTKTIHGAVTKGNTVLLNLMDQGFSDITIAEYRNIASHWFVFHAKKTEWIRYGLIAATVLFIATMIAILLGRSKAGLDFEE; encoded by the coding sequence ATGTTGGTCATATTAATGGCCATGATGTCCGCGGCCGTGTCTTCGACGGATGCCGCTCCAAAACGAGACAATGCCTGGTATTTCGCACACGGCGTGACGGTAGTAAACCCGCCAAACTCCGCCCCGCTCTCTTTTCAGGGAATCAACGGTGAGCCCAAGGGATACCTCATTGATATTTGGAAAAAATGGTCAGACAAAACAGGCATTCCTGTCACATTCCGATTTGAAGAATGGGCCAAAACCATCCCCCTTGTTGCCAACAGCGAATGCGATATCCACGGCGGCCTGTTCATCAATGAAGAACGGGCAAAATTCCTTGATTTCAGCATGTCATTTCATGAACTTGAATCCACTCTGCTTGTCAAAATCGAATACGACACCGACCTCTCAACAATTTATGATACCTATACTGTTGGTATTCTGGAAAATGGGTACACGGAATATTTTTTCCGCAAAAACAAGATCAACCTTACAGTAAAAAAATTCCCCACCAACGGCGGCATAGCCAAGGCACTTGCAGACAACACTATTCAGGCTGCTGCCGGAGATCACCCTGTCCTGGGTTTTGAAGTAGGAAAAAAGGGAAGTGGACACGGGCTGATAGTCAAACAAATACTTTTTACGAAGACCATTCATGGAGCCGTCACCAAAGGGAACACGGTTCTCCTGAATCTCATGGATCAAGGATTTTCAGACATCACCATAGCCGAGTACAGGAACATCGCCAGTCACTGGTTCGTCTTTCATGCAAAAAAAACAGAATGGATCCGTTACGGCCTCATTGCAGCCACGGTTCTTTTTATCGCAACCATGATCGCCATTCTCCTCGGCCGCAGCAAGGCCGGACTTGATTTCGAGGAATAA
- a CDS encoding GNAT family N-acetyltransferase, whose amino-acid sequence MSSSTKHTVTFFLAQLTLPVRKIMAQSAVDCAAQVAKVLSFNEKDTFGIKLAVDEAFCNAVDHFSGPVKETERIHIEFSVEEEFLIISIREKGIPFNLGQAERYTPDCLENMNKPGLGTLLMHQSMDSVELFIHGREGKEARLKKRLAYGALPPELLDTKAVKSGEKRTTVKEPEVRLTKTEELPEVCRLAWRCYGFTQEEFLYDLESLKQKVALNEFRSVTAFDPEDGTMIGHAGFKYHDPASKVPELGLAFVDPSYRSPGLPKKMARLLFDIAEAEEDRGVFDCSVTTHTFSQKGMHEMGSRPCSLFLGIAASGMQAKELATSTQKKGSVINHYFAFDRSPKTIYVSPRHTDMVAEIYSWLEIPREIEHGETQPSSGASSISVFPLPDELNVAFVIVHTIGESTKQDIAEGLHQCKMDRRDALYAFLPLGVPASPRLVEECEQMGFSFAGIMPHIHDGDDRIIMQYIDVPLDMEAIRVYGDMSRKLFSYITKEQQRIKNLL is encoded by the coding sequence TTGAGTTCTTCAACGAAACACACAGTCACTTTTTTTCTGGCCCAACTGACGCTCCCTGTTCGCAAAATAATGGCTCAATCCGCTGTTGATTGTGCAGCGCAGGTGGCAAAGGTTTTGTCTTTCAATGAGAAAGATACCTTTGGTATCAAGTTGGCTGTTGATGAAGCTTTTTGTAATGCTGTTGACCACTTCTCCGGTCCTGTAAAAGAAACCGAACGTATTCATATAGAGTTTTCCGTCGAAGAAGAGTTCCTGATTATTTCCATCAGAGAAAAAGGTATCCCATTCAATCTGGGTCAAGCCGAACGCTACACGCCCGATTGCCTTGAAAACATGAACAAACCCGGGCTGGGTACTCTTCTGATGCACCAATCCATGGATTCTGTAGAATTATTTATTCATGGGCGGGAAGGAAAGGAAGCACGGCTAAAAAAACGGTTGGCCTATGGCGCGTTACCACCGGAATTACTCGACACAAAAGCTGTCAAAAGTGGGGAAAAAAGAACCACAGTCAAAGAACCGGAAGTCCGCTTAACCAAAACCGAAGAACTACCAGAAGTATGCAGGCTTGCATGGCGCTGCTACGGTTTCACTCAAGAAGAATTTCTTTACGATCTTGAATCCCTGAAACAAAAGGTTGCCCTCAACGAATTCCGATCCGTAACGGCCTTTGACCCTGAAGACGGAACCATGATCGGTCACGCCGGATTCAAATATCATGACCCCGCATCCAAAGTTCCCGAGCTTGGCTTGGCATTTGTAGACCCTTCATACCGGTCTCCCGGTCTACCCAAAAAAATGGCCCGACTGCTCTTCGATATTGCCGAAGCGGAAGAAGATCGAGGCGTATTCGATTGCTCGGTGACCACGCACACATTTTCCCAAAAAGGTATGCATGAAATGGGCTCAAGACCGTGCAGTCTATTTCTGGGCATCGCCGCTTCCGGCATGCAGGCCAAGGAGTTGGCTACGTCAACGCAAAAAAAAGGCTCGGTCATAAACCACTACTTCGCTTTCGATCGCTCCCCAAAGACCATATACGTATCGCCACGACATACAGATATGGTAGCCGAAATATACTCATGGCTCGAAATACCACGAGAAATTGAACACGGCGAGACTCAACCGTCTTCAGGTGCATCATCAATCAGCGTCTTTCCCTTACCCGATGAACTCAACGTGGCTTTTGTTATTGTTCATACCATCGGAGAATCCACGAAACAGGATATTGCGGAAGGCTTGCATCAATGTAAAATGGACCGTCGGGATGCCCTTTATGCGTTCCTCCCTCTAGGAGTTCCCGCTTCGCCGCGGCTGGTCGAAGAATGCGAACAAATGGGGTTTTCATTTGCCGGAATCATGCCCCACATTCACGACGGAGACGACCGAATCATTATGCAGTACATCGATGTTCCGCTGGATATGGAAGCAATCAGAGTCTATGGCGACATGTCCAGAAAATTGTTCTCTTACATTACAAAAGAGCAGCAACGAATTAAAAACTTACTGTAA
- a CDS encoding NifB/NifX family molybdenum-iron cluster-binding protein — protein METLVAVPTAEPGGMDATVDAHFGHCGMYTLVAIADGEVKEVKTVPSCPHEQGGCMAPVQYLADQNVKALISGGMGMRPLMGFNQVGIEVFHGSGAPTVKTAIEAFLHDSLPVFTAEQTCGGGR, from the coding sequence ATGGAAACTCTCGTAGCTGTTCCCACTGCGGAACCCGGTGGCATGGACGCCACTGTTGACGCCCACTTTGGCCACTGCGGTATGTACACTCTCGTGGCAATCGCCGATGGTGAAGTCAAAGAGGTAAAAACCGTACCGAGCTGCCCCCACGAACAGGGTGGTTGCATGGCTCCTGTCCAGTATTTGGCCGACCAAAATGTCAAGGCCCTGATTTCTGGCGGCATGGGTATGCGCCCTCTCATGGGTTTCAACCAAGTTGGTATTGAAGTCTTCCACGGCAGTGGTGCACCGACTGTCAAGACTGCCATTGAAGCCTTCCTGCACGACAGCCTGCCTGTTTTCACCGCCGAGCAGACCTGCGGCGGCGGCCGTTAA
- a CDS encoding ATP-binding protein, producing MIYAVASGKGGTGKTTMASSLAALWDSPITLVDLDVEEPNLHLFLKPELDDIQKAYIEVPEADEDKCTKCRACADICQFKAITIMADTLLTFPEMCHGCGACLEVCPEGALTPGKRELGEICRGTTDGNTFIMGRLRIGEAMSPPLMRQIRTEFPALSAKGDILIDAPPGVSCPAIAAVMDADCIVLVTEPTPFGFHDFKLAWEAFKPMGKPMGAVINRAGIGDNTVQEFCRDNDIPVWAEIPYSREVAEAYSKGEVIAKALKPLESTFTALRENMRTAAVEAKEARHA from the coding sequence GTGATCTACGCCGTAGCCAGCGGCAAAGGCGGCACGGGTAAGACGACAATGGCGTCATCCCTGGCCGCCTTGTGGGACTCTCCCATCACTCTGGTGGATTTGGACGTCGAAGAACCGAATTTGCATCTCTTCCTGAAGCCTGAACTGGACGACATCCAGAAGGCGTACATTGAGGTGCCCGAGGCCGACGAAGACAAATGCACCAAGTGCCGGGCCTGTGCCGACATTTGCCAATTCAAAGCAATAACTATCATGGCCGACACTCTGCTCACCTTCCCGGAAATGTGCCACGGATGCGGAGCTTGTCTTGAAGTCTGCCCGGAAGGCGCACTTACTCCCGGAAAACGGGAACTCGGTGAAATATGCCGGGGCACGACGGACGGCAACACATTCATCATGGGACGCCTCCGTATAGGCGAAGCAATGAGCCCTCCACTTATGAGGCAAATTCGTACCGAGTTTCCGGCACTTAGCGCCAAAGGCGACATCCTCATCGATGCCCCTCCCGGCGTAAGTTGCCCGGCCATCGCCGCTGTCATGGACGCTGACTGCATAGTGCTCGTCACGGAACCCACACCTTTCGGATTCCATGATTTCAAACTCGCTTGGGAAGCATTCAAACCTATGGGCAAACCCATGGGCGCGGTCATCAACCGAGCTGGGATTGGCGACAACACCGTGCAGGAATTCTGTCGGGACAACGACATTCCCGTATGGGCCGAAATTCCCTATTCCCGCGAAGTGGCCGAAGCCTATTCCAAAGGAGAGGTTATCGCCAAGGCTCTGAAGCCGCTGGAATCAACCTTCACCGCCCTGCGCGAAAACATGCGGACAGCAGCCGTTGAAGCCAAGGAGGCACGCCATGCATGA
- a CDS encoding glycosyltransferase: protein MNYHHFIITRFNVNIYAIDFPKRLEDIWLSLRFELFQKYCFPTVQAQGNQNFTWLVLFDEQTPDRYKIFTNIYAKYRNFIPVYCGAFNSIMSQTIRTMQKIAPDAEWFLTTRLDNDDALSTGFVQCLHGVVDSLNEDDLKPSDTLYINFPNGLQFCDGEFYDFKDATNAFVSLLERRDNPHTVFWVDHPSIYDMAPVIQAETGPLWLQVVHDLNVYNYVRGKKVEMAGVESRFPCDFENDESTKENGP from the coding sequence GTGAATTATCATCATTTTATCATCACCCGTTTCAATGTGAACATCTATGCTATTGATTTTCCGAAAAGACTTGAAGATATTTGGCTTTCGCTACGGTTCGAGTTGTTTCAAAAATACTGTTTCCCTACCGTTCAAGCTCAGGGCAATCAAAATTTTACATGGTTGGTTCTTTTTGATGAGCAGACTCCAGATCGGTATAAAATTTTTACCAATATTTATGCCAAATACAGGAATTTCATACCGGTCTATTGCGGGGCATTCAATTCGATTATGTCGCAAACGATTCGTACCATGCAGAAAATTGCACCTGACGCCGAATGGTTTTTGACGACGCGGTTGGACAACGATGATGCTTTGTCTACAGGATTTGTTCAATGCCTGCACGGCGTGGTTGACTCCCTGAATGAAGACGATCTCAAACCATCAGACACATTGTATATAAATTTCCCCAACGGGTTACAGTTCTGTGATGGGGAATTTTATGATTTCAAGGATGCGACCAACGCTTTTGTTAGCCTGCTTGAGCGTCGGGATAATCCTCATACTGTTTTTTGGGTGGATCATCCGTCGATTTATGACATGGCACCGGTTATTCAGGCTGAAACCGGACCTTTGTGGCTTCAAGTTGTGCATGATCTGAACGTGTATAATTACGTCCGCGGTAAAAAGGTCGAGATGGCAGGGGTAGAAAGTCGTTTTCCGTGTGACTTCGAGAATGATGAGTCTACAAAGGAGAACGGCCCCTGA
- a CDS encoding ATP-binding protein produces MHEIVIISGKGGAGKTSITGAFSHLADKAILCDLDVDAPDLHLLLDPKHETEESFKSGNEAVIDNELCAGCGQCAELCRFNAITQKDGLFTVAPMLCEGCKLCVALCPTEAIDFPQRHCGQWYVSQTRFGQMVHAQLFPGEENSGRLVTLLKQRAREMAEEQGLELVLCDGAPGIGCPVISSMAGTDLAVAVTEPTLSGLHDLKRVAELCDGFRTKVAVLINKWDINPELSEQIETYCTEKGYTIIGRFPHDKKVVDAMLNRQVITEYEDGELSKTLKQAWSDILTMLKDIKK; encoded by the coding sequence ATGCATGAGATCGTCATAATCAGCGGTAAAGGTGGTGCAGGGAAAACCTCCATTACCGGAGCTTTCTCTCATCTCGCGGACAAAGCAATCTTGTGCGATCTAGACGTGGATGCCCCTGACTTGCATTTACTCCTTGATCCCAAGCATGAAACCGAAGAATCATTCAAGTCCGGCAATGAAGCGGTGATTGACAATGAATTGTGTGCCGGTTGCGGCCAATGTGCGGAACTCTGTCGATTCAACGCCATCACCCAGAAGGACGGCCTTTTCACGGTCGCCCCGATGCTGTGTGAAGGATGCAAGCTCTGTGTGGCCCTTTGCCCAACCGAAGCGATTGATTTCCCGCAAAGACACTGCGGACAATGGTATGTGTCGCAAACCCGATTCGGCCAGATGGTCCATGCCCAGCTCTTTCCCGGTGAAGAAAACTCAGGCCGACTCGTCACTCTGCTCAAACAAAGGGCGAGAGAAATGGCGGAAGAACAGGGACTGGAACTGGTGTTGTGCGACGGTGCTCCCGGCATCGGCTGCCCTGTCATCAGCTCCATGGCCGGAACCGATCTTGCCGTAGCAGTCACCGAACCCACCCTGTCCGGCCTGCACGATCTCAAACGTGTAGCTGAACTGTGTGACGGATTCCGCACCAAGGTCGCTGTCCTGATCAATAAATGGGATATTAATCCAGAGCTTTCAGAGCAAATTGAAACATACTGCACTGAAAAGGGATATACCATTATCGGACGGTTCCCCCATGACAAAAAAGTGGTCGACGCCATGTTGAATCGCCAAGTCATTACGGAATATGAAGATGGTGAACTCTCAAAAACGCTCAAGCAGGCATGGTCGGACATTCTGACCATGCTCAAAGACATAAAAAAATAA
- a CDS encoding methyl-accepting chemotaxis protein, producing MKWYQSIRFKIIGMLMLVTLLSASLTGAILFSQYYSSEVTNLEVALKRSAETTLNKIGLDDVKPYIKGGSEKNEFFMNKLHELAAIVDIFDLAYLYVVERTSNGQYRFLMDAAMLTGDPKPLQIYEGAPPELDKVYTSRKMIYPEIYTDEYGTFKSILSPIVVNGETIAVIGADFDASSLQQIRSKVLLTLLIAIIISGIIAVFISFYFSRKINTAITAGVTIAESIAEGNLAVDANYSGKDEIGLMIFTLVKMVKKLRQVVGEVHSVTGNVTSGSEELSSTSIILSQGATEQAASIEEVSASMEEMTANIQQNAGSATETQILANGAAKQAAESGTAVSKSVTAMREIADRISIIEEIARQTNLLALNAAIEAARAGEHGKGFAVVAAEVRKLAERSGVAAGEISQLAVSSVDVADRAGELLGKLVPDIQRTAQLVEEITAASNEQSSGASQINNAIRQLDEVVQQNAAASEEMSSTSEQLSAQAVQLQQTVSFFDLGEVNHSNQGMVSRSPREYNKRVSVDMETDGGFKRF from the coding sequence ATGAAATGGTATCAGTCGATTCGGTTCAAAATAATTGGGATGCTTATGTTGGTAACGCTCTTGTCGGCAAGTTTGACCGGGGCGATTCTGTTTAGCCAATATTACAGTAGTGAGGTGACCAATTTGGAGGTTGCGCTGAAGAGAAGTGCCGAGACAACTCTGAACAAAATAGGCCTCGACGACGTGAAACCGTATATTAAGGGCGGTTCTGAAAAAAACGAATTTTTCATGAATAAATTGCATGAACTTGCTGCAATAGTGGACATTTTTGATCTTGCTTATCTCTATGTCGTCGAACGCACTTCCAATGGCCAGTATAGATTTCTCATGGATGCAGCGATGCTGACAGGCGATCCGAAACCTCTGCAAATTTATGAAGGCGCACCTCCTGAGTTAGATAAGGTCTATACTTCCCGGAAAATGATTTATCCTGAAATTTATACTGATGAATATGGAACTTTTAAATCCATTTTGAGCCCGATCGTTGTTAACGGGGAAACCATTGCTGTCATTGGTGCTGATTTTGATGCTTCCTCATTGCAACAGATTCGATCCAAGGTTTTGTTAACATTACTTATCGCCATTATTATTTCTGGTATTATTGCGGTCTTTATATCTTTCTATTTTAGCCGAAAGATCAACACGGCGATTACTGCGGGAGTAACTATTGCCGAATCCATTGCAGAAGGGAATCTTGCTGTTGACGCGAATTATTCCGGCAAGGATGAAATAGGTCTCATGATTTTCACTCTTGTGAAAATGGTCAAGAAGTTGAGGCAGGTTGTCGGCGAAGTTCATTCCGTAACCGGCAATGTAACATCAGGCTCGGAAGAGTTGTCTTCAACTTCCATCATTCTTTCACAGGGAGCCACAGAACAGGCCGCTTCCATTGAGGAAGTTTCGGCGAGCATGGAAGAGATGACTGCCAACATCCAGCAGAATGCGGGCAGTGCTACTGAGACACAAATTCTTGCTAACGGTGCAGCAAAACAAGCAGCGGAAAGCGGGACGGCTGTATCGAAATCAGTCACAGCCATGCGTGAAATAGCGGATAGAATAAGTATCATTGAGGAGATCGCTAGACAGACGAATCTTCTTGCACTCAATGCTGCCATTGAGGCCGCCCGAGCCGGAGAACATGGGAAGGGTTTTGCCGTGGTCGCCGCTGAGGTTCGCAAGCTGGCAGAACGTTCTGGAGTTGCTGCTGGCGAAATCAGTCAGTTGGCTGTGAGCAGTGTCGATGTAGCGGACCGTGCCGGCGAATTGTTGGGCAAGTTGGTTCCAGATATTCAGCGTACGGCTCAATTGGTGGAAGAGATTACAGCAGCCAGTAATGAGCAGAGCTCGGGGGCTTCGCAGATAAATAATGCCATCCGGCAACTCGATGAAGTCGTGCAGCAGAATGCCGCAGCTTCAGAGGAAATGTCATCCACATCCGAGCAGTTGTCAGCGCAGGCTGTTCAGCTTCAACAGACAGTTTCTTTCTTTGACCTTGGAGAAGTCAATCATTCCAATCAGGGAATGGTGAGCAGGTCCCCTAGGGAATATAATAAGAGAGTGTCCGTGGACATGGAGACGGATGGTGGGTTTAAACGTTTCTAA
- a CDS encoding methyl-accepting chemotaxis protein: MGIRTKIFAPLLIVTLVMIAGGFFSLNSQFNTLKESFVSLIIKGKVEDMQQSIVKMSGNALEQAALFSRMPAVVDAFSVANMGNMKDPMDPKAQEAREQLRTALAPVLKGYKDTVGTSFRAHFHLPTARSLVRVWREKQAKKNGKWVDISDDLSSFRNTVIDVNRDHKAVQGIEPGRGGFTIRGLAPVTGTDGQHLGSVEVLIGFSGILKTMESSGDIKTLLYMDSKLLPITTKLQDPAKNPIRNGKYVLVYGQKNGDTQGIATDTILQNGMKNTTISLIENNALGAFPVKDYRGKVIGVIVLSMDIATQGAMISTVMWIIMGIMLAMVIAPVLIILWVLQKSIMNPICDCTNIVSRISEGDLSHVTCKKRNDEMGTILGAMGTMSSKLNDTLKDVQQVSEDVSAECHGLASASDGLSQGATEQAAGLEQVSASMEEMSGSIRQASETAHKTETVAAKAAKNAEIGGQAVNRTVKAMKKIAEEISIIEDIARQTNLLALNAAIEAARAGEAGKGFAVVAAEVRKLAERSGNAAAGISELSSSSVAVAEEAGKLLEQIVPDIQSTAELIQEISAATAEQNSGVTQITGALQESDRVVQQNAAAASQVAEAASSLSDKVLQLDTSISFFKLSDSICDSTPQYQVANAVSEHKALPEDEFHKF, translated from the coding sequence ATGGGCATAAGGACAAAAATATTCGCCCCTTTGCTGATAGTCACGTTGGTTATGATTGCAGGTGGTTTTTTTAGCCTCAATTCTCAATTCAACACCCTCAAAGAGTCCTTTGTTTCCCTCATCATCAAGGGAAAAGTGGAGGACATGCAGCAATCCATTGTCAAAATGTCTGGCAACGCCCTGGAGCAGGCAGCCCTTTTCAGCAGGATGCCCGCCGTTGTCGACGCGTTCTCCGTAGCCAATATGGGTAATATGAAAGACCCGATGGACCCCAAGGCACAGGAAGCCAGAGAACAATTGCGTACGGCACTCGCTCCGGTTCTCAAAGGATATAAGGACACGGTCGGCACCAGCTTCAGAGCACATTTTCACCTGCCCACCGCACGAAGCCTTGTCCGTGTCTGGCGCGAAAAGCAGGCAAAAAAGAATGGGAAATGGGTCGACATTTCAGATGACCTTTCCAGCTTTCGCAACACGGTTATTGATGTAAACAGGGATCACAAGGCAGTTCAGGGCATCGAACCGGGACGCGGCGGATTCACCATTCGAGGTCTGGCCCCTGTCACCGGAACCGATGGACAACATCTTGGCTCCGTGGAAGTGCTCATAGGTTTTTCAGGAATCCTTAAAACAATGGAATCATCAGGCGACATCAAGACGCTTCTGTACATGGATTCCAAATTACTGCCGATCACCACCAAATTACAAGATCCGGCCAAAAATCCCATCAGAAATGGCAAATACGTTCTTGTGTACGGACAAAAAAATGGTGATACTCAAGGTATTGCAACAGATACCATTCTGCAAAACGGTATGAAGAACACCACCATATCCCTGATCGAAAACAACGCTCTGGGAGCATTCCCGGTCAAGGACTATCGGGGTAAAGTCATCGGTGTCATCGTCCTGTCCATGGACATCGCCACACAGGGAGCCATGATTTCCACGGTCATGTGGATTATCATGGGTATTATGCTCGCCATGGTCATAGCGCCAGTTCTCATCATTCTCTGGGTACTCCAAAAATCCATCATGAATCCCATATGCGATTGCACAAACATCGTATCCCGCATTTCCGAAGGAGACCTCAGCCATGTAACCTGCAAAAAACGCAATGATGAAATGGGGACGATCCTTGGCGCCATGGGCACGATGAGTTCAAAACTCAACGACACGCTTAAAGACGTACAACAGGTATCAGAGGATGTTTCTGCTGAATGCCACGGCCTTGCCAGTGCGAGCGATGGTCTATCTCAGGGAGCAACAGAACAGGCAGCCGGACTTGAACAAGTCTCCGCCAGCATGGAAGAAATGTCCGGTAGTATCCGGCAGGCATCTGAAACTGCACACAAGACAGAAACTGTGGCGGCTAAAGCAGCCAAGAACGCTGAAATTGGCGGACAGGCAGTGAACAGAACCGTGAAAGCCATGAAGAAAATTGCCGAAGAAATCAGCATAATCGAAGATATAGCCAGACAAACCAATCTGCTGGCCTTGAACGCAGCGATTGAAGCAGCACGGGCTGGCGAAGCCGGAAAGGGATTTGCCGTGGTTGCTGCCGAAGTTCGCAAACTGGCTGAACGCAGCGGTAACGCCGCAGCCGGCATCAGTGAACTTTCATCGAGCAGTGTAGCCGTGGCCGAAGAAGCCGGAAAACTCCTGGAACAGATTGTCCCTGATATCCAATCCACAGCAGAACTCATTCAGGAAATATCCGCTGCCACCGCCGAACAGAATTCCGGCGTGACGCAGATTACCGGCGCATTGCAGGAATCCGACCGTGTCGTCCAACAAAACGCTGCCGCAGCTTCACAAGTTGCCGAAGCGGCATCAAGTCTGTCTGACAAGGTTCTGCAACTCGATACCTCCATCAGTTTCTTTAAACTCAGTGATTCTATATGCGACTCTACACCTCAATATCAGGTGGCAAATGCAGTGTCTGAGCACAAAGCTTTACCCGAAGACGAATTCCATAAATTCTAA
- a CDS encoding YifB family Mg chelatase-like AAA ATPase, with the protein MIAKVSCAALMGIDAFKVQLEVDFSRSGMPCFTMVGLAEGAVKESKERVFSALKNCGFKVPPARITVNLAPADVRKAGSAYDLPLAIGILVGMGVIKPENADGWFLAGELSLTGDLKSVPGVLPLALAARQESGKGIIVPASNGREGAVVKDIPVIGATDLGQVVRMLLGEEVVEPIAVDIDTLWSERQAHRVDFGEVKGQEHAKRAIEIAAAGGHNLLFIGPPGSGKTMLAKRIPTVLPPLRFEEALEVTKIYSVAGLLQKDRALMVTRPFRTPHHTISDVGLIGGGRYPQPGETSLAHRGVLFLDEMPEFKKAVLEVLRQPLEDGEVSISRSLMTLKYPADVMLVAAMNPCPCGYMSDDTHTCTCSPLAVQRYRGKISGPLLDRIDLHVDVPAVPYEDLKKARSEVDSATMRARILAARDIQVQRYEGMYFSLNAELDGSALEEFCALGESEHGFLKQAVESLGLSARAYTRILRISRTIADLAGAEEIGVDHLAEAVNYRGMDREG; encoded by the coding sequence ATGATAGCCAAAGTTTCCTGCGCTGCCCTTATGGGCATTGATGCTTTTAAGGTTCAGCTCGAAGTCGATTTTTCTCGTTCTGGCATGCCATGTTTTACCATGGTCGGTCTTGCCGAGGGGGCGGTTAAAGAGTCCAAGGAGCGGGTGTTTTCTGCGCTTAAAAATTGTGGATTCAAGGTGCCGCCAGCCCGGATTACCGTGAATCTGGCTCCGGCTGACGTCCGCAAGGCGGGCAGTGCCTATGATCTGCCGCTCGCCATTGGGATTCTGGTCGGTATGGGTGTTATCAAACCTGAAAATGCTGACGGCTGGTTTTTGGCCGGAGAATTGTCCCTGACCGGCGATCTCAAATCAGTTCCCGGTGTTTTGCCTTTGGCTTTGGCGGCGAGACAGGAATCCGGCAAGGGTATCATTGTTCCTGCATCCAACGGGCGAGAGGGTGCGGTGGTCAAGGATATCCCGGTTATCGGTGCGACCGACCTTGGGCAGGTGGTCCGTATGCTGCTGGGCGAGGAGGTGGTTGAGCCGATCGCCGTGGACATCGACACGCTTTGGAGTGAACGGCAGGCACATCGCGTGGATTTCGGTGAAGTCAAAGGGCAGGAACACGCCAAGCGGGCTATTGAGATTGCTGCGGCTGGCGGACATAATCTTTTGTTTATCGGGCCTCCAGGATCAGGGAAGACCATGCTTGCCAAGCGGATTCCTACGGTATTACCGCCTTTGCGTTTCGAAGAAGCGTTGGAAGTGACCAAGATATACTCTGTGGCCGGATTGCTTCAGAAAGACCGTGCACTTATGGTCACACGTCCATTCAGGACACCTCATCATACCATTTCGGATGTCGGTCTCATCGGCGGTGGGCGGTACCCTCAGCCGGGTGAGACTTCTTTGGCGCATCGAGGTGTGCTTTTTCTCGATGAAATGCCTGAGTTCAAAAAAGCCGTTCTTGAAGTTTTACGCCAACCGCTTGAAGATGGCGAAGTCTCCATTTCACGTTCGCTCATGACGTTGAAATACCCGGCAGATGTTATGCTTGTGGCGGCTATGAACCCTTGTCCGTGCGGCTATATGTCAGACGATACCCATACGTGCACCTGTTCACCGTTGGCTGTGCAGCGATATCGGGGGAAAATCTCCGGGCCACTTCTCGACCGTATTGATCTGCATGTGGACGTGCCTGCGGTTCCCTACGAGGATTTGAAAAAGGCACGGAGTGAAGTTGATTCTGCCACCATGCGCGCTCGCATTCTGGCTGCACGTGATATTCAGGTTCAGCGATATGAAGGGATGTATTTTTCGCTGAACGCTGAACTGGATGGCTCGGCATTGGAAGAGTTTTGCGCCTTGGGGGAATCCGAACACGGATTTCTCAAACAGGCCGTGGAATCGTTGGGTCTATCCGCCAGAGCGTATACTCGCATTTTGCGTATTAGCCGCACCATAGCGGACCTTGCCGGAGCTGAAGAAATAGGTGTCGATCATCTGGCCGAAGCAGTGAATTACAGAGGGATGGACAGAGAGGGATAA